One stretch of Streptomyces hygroscopicus DNA includes these proteins:
- a CDS encoding recombinase, which produces MPTVVQLPTGKALTVRAAADVFLDSLGNPNTVRNYGIGVGKTADRLGVARPLASVADDEIGEALELLWGTAAVNTWNSRRAGVLSWLRWCRERGYEGPTVPAWAKRLAVPDSETPARSKMAIDRLVARREVHLREKTLWRMLYETAARAEEILGVNIEDLDFAGRRGPVKAKGARTKVRRRGQVREDYVLETVYWDAGTARLLPRLLKGRTRGPVFVTHRRPGPGKVVSSRDVCPDTGLARLSYGQARALLDEHTAMRGPGTGWDLHEYRHSALTHLGEQGASLLMLMAKSRHKKPENVRRYFKPSPEAITELTSILAPGDSRR; this is translated from the coding sequence GTGCCCACCGTCGTGCAGCTGCCGACCGGGAAAGCGTTGACCGTCCGCGCGGCGGCCGACGTGTTCCTCGACTCGCTCGGCAACCCGAACACGGTCCGGAACTATGGCATCGGGGTGGGCAAGACCGCCGATCGGCTCGGCGTGGCCCGGCCGCTGGCGTCGGTCGCGGACGACGAGATCGGCGAGGCCCTGGAACTGCTCTGGGGCACCGCGGCGGTGAACACCTGGAACTCCCGCCGGGCGGGGGTGCTGTCCTGGCTCCGCTGGTGCCGTGAGCGCGGCTACGAGGGGCCGACGGTCCCGGCCTGGGCGAAGCGGCTGGCGGTGCCGGACTCCGAGACCCCAGCCCGCTCGAAGATGGCGATCGACCGGCTGGTCGCGCGGCGAGAGGTCCACCTCCGAGAGAAAACGCTGTGGCGGATGCTGTACGAGACCGCCGCCCGTGCGGAGGAGATCCTGGGTGTCAACATCGAGGACCTGGACTTCGCCGGACGCCGCGGCCCGGTTAAGGCCAAGGGCGCCCGGACCAAGGTCCGCCGCCGCGGCCAGGTGCGCGAGGACTACGTGCTGGAGACCGTCTACTGGGATGCCGGCACTGCCCGGCTGCTGCCCCGGCTCCTCAAGGGCCGCACCCGCGGGCCGGTGTTCGTCACCCACCGCCGGCCGGGGCCGGGCAAAGTGGTCAGCTCCCGCGACGTGTGCCCGGACACCGGACTGGCCCGCCTGTCGTACGGGCAGGCCCGCGCCTTGCTCGACGAGCACACCGCAATGCGCGGGCCCGGGACAGGATGGGACTTGCACGAGTACCGCCACTCCGCCCTGACGCACCTCGGCGAGCAGGGTGCATCGCTGCTGATGCTGATGGCCAAGTCCCGGCACAAGAAGCCGGAGAACGTCCGGCGGTACTTCAAGCCGTCCCCCGAGGCGATCACCGAACTCACCAGCATCCTCGCTCCCGGCGACAGCAGACGCTGA